A window of Aegilops tauschii subsp. strangulata cultivar AL8/78 unplaced genomic scaffold, Aet v6.0 ptg000910c_obj, whole genome shotgun sequence genomic DNA:
tcCCATCGCAACGCACGGACGGTTTTGCTAGTTAGAACGTAAATAAGGGGAAGGGGTGTGTGCCATGTACTGAATTGCCTTTAAATGGTACATAAGGCGGCAAATAGGTGTTGGCTTGCTGGGTGCGGTTGGATtagagaagagaagaagaaagaggaagaagcaAATGGTCCCAGCCCAATGACAAGGGGGAGTAGGGGCAGTAACCGGCACCCTAAAGTGCCAAATAGGAAGCGGCTTCGATTGTGTACCTCACTTTCAGTCCATTTCACCCTTTTTGCCTCGCTTCTAGCGCAAGCAACAAAACTGGCTCGGCTGCAGCGGCCATTTAGAATGACCCATCGAGCAGGAACAAGTTTTATgataatttttttaaaatatttcCAATTTTAAATaataaaattgaaaaaaattgGCCATGTGTGCTTAAAATATATAATTTTGTATTTCTTAAAATGTATGTGTAtttaaaaatatatattattATATTTCAAAAGATTCATTCATGTGTCGCAAAAAGTTATTCATGTACTATTCGGCATGAATTGTAAGCTATAtcaaaaataagaaaaaaaaacCATGTGGATATTACAAGAATCATGTCTTTATTTGGAATTTGTTCTTATATGTGACAGAAATGGTTGGTAGAACTTAAAACAAAATGATGTTTGTGTATTGAAAAAATTGTTCAAGTTCATCTGAACAAGTGTTCATGTGCTTACAAGAAAAAAAAATCTAAATATAAGAAAATACAAGTAGAACATAATGCTTTTGGTTTAACAGTAAGAAATTTACGTGATTTGAGACTAACATGAATGTATGTTTGCCAAGCTGGGCTTATTACATATCAAATCCCTGAATAGCATGGCCACAAATGACATGAGCACAGCTAATTGCTCCTGAACTCCATGCCCTCCACGATGAGTCCTCTCTTCTCCACGGCGACGTTCTCCTCACGGAGATCCACGATCACCCCCTTCTCTTGTCGCATCTCGTCATCATTTGTGAACTCCGCCAGCTTAAGCTCCAACCAGCCATCGCTCCTCGGGACAGGGTAGGTAACATCGCTGTCCGATGCGCACGCTTCCTGGCCGAGGCTAACCTTGCTGGTGGCGACGGTATGCTCCCCGTGGAGCCTAAGCGACGACGTCTGCACGAAACCTCTCAAGCCACAGGAGCTGCTCGCCAGCTTGTACACTAGGTAAACGGTGTAGCTTGCACCGGCGCAAAGGTCTGCTGGTGAGACCTCTCCGCTGATCGCGAGGAAGTACACACTCAGGAGCTCCGCATACTTGGCAAACCTTGTCACGGAACAAAACAAAATCAAGCCCGGGAACTGGAAACTGTTGATCTGAATACGGTCGTTGAGAGCATTTCTCTGGTTTGAATGTTTGGTGAGCAAACCTGGAATCTGGGAGGGATATCCATCTCCAGTGACGGGGCTTGTTGTTGGCAATCAGCAACGATTCCGATTGAAGCATCTTGGACGTGCGGCCGGTTTCTCCCTCCAATGATGGCTCGGCCTGCACCATTGACTCCATGCCTGTGATTGATGCCTGCTGGGATACAAAAACAGCTTCTCACTTAACTTGAACTAAGAGACCATACCTCCAACAAGTAAGGGCAATGACGACACACGTCTACGTTTATGATAATGGAGAAGTCAC
This region includes:
- the LOC141020544 gene encoding F-box protein PP2-B11-like isoform X4; amino-acid sequence: MCYDTIRGICLGLHHLHEHRILHGDIKPDNILLGDDMTPKIADFGLSRLLEQGKSRILIEKKYGTQGYTAPEYTNNGEFTIKSDIYSLGVLIENILNNGQHTISMDDTASITGMESMVQAEPSLEGETGRTSKMLQSESLLIANNKPRHWRWISLPDSRFAKYAELLSVYFLAISGEVSPADLCAGASYTVYLVYKLASSSCGLRGFVQTSSLRLHGEHTVATSKVSLGQEACASDSDVTYPVPRSDGWLELKLAEFTNDDEMRQEKGVIVDLREENVAVEKRGLIVEGMEFRSN
- the LOC141020544 gene encoding F-box protein PP2-B11-like isoform X3, whose product is MCYDTIRGICLGLHHLHEHRILHGDIKPDNILLGDDMTPKIADFGLSRLLEQGKSRILIEKKYGTQGYTAPEYTNNGEFTIKSDIYSLGVLIENILNNGQHTISMDDTQASITGMESMVQAEPSLEGETGRTSKMLQSESLLIANNKPRHWRWISLPDSRFAKYAELLSVYFLAISGEVSPADLCAGASYTVYLVYKLASSSCGLRGFVQTSSLRLHGEHTVATSKVSLGQEACASDSDVTYPVPRSDGWLELKLAEFTNDDEMRQEKGVIVDLREENVAVEKRGLIVEGMEFRSN
- the LOC141020544 gene encoding putative cysteine-rich receptor-like protein kinase 33 isoform X2, with amino-acid sequence MCYDTIRGICLGLHHLHEHRILHGDIKPDNILLGDDMTPKIADFGLSRLLEQGKSRILIEKKYGTQGYTAPEYTNNGEFTIKSDIYSLGVLIENILNNGQHTISMDDTLGKWSGRLDQLDASEKHTQLEQVRACIDISKRCRQHEPESRPVTQDILGSLGVDTSSLPVSVQPASITGMESMVQAEPSLEGETGRTSKMLQSESLLIANNKPRHWRWISLPDSRFAKYAELLSVYFLAISGEVSPADLCAGASYTVYLVYKLASSSCGLRGFVQTSSLRLHGEHTVATSKVSLGQEACASDSDVTYPVPRSDGWLELKLAEFTNDDEMRQEKGVIVDLREENVAVEKRGLIVEGMEFRSN
- the LOC141020544 gene encoding putative cysteine-rich receptor-like protein kinase 33 isoform X1, which encodes MCYDTIRGICLGLHHLHEHRILHGDIKPDNILLGDDMTPKIADFGLSRLLEQGKSRILIEKKYGTQGYTAPEYTNNGEFTIKSDIYSLGVLIENILNNGQHTISMDDTLGKWSGRLDQLDASEKHTQLEQVRACIDISKRCRQHEPESRPVTQDILGSLGVDTSSLPVSVQPQASITGMESMVQAEPSLEGETGRTSKMLQSESLLIANNKPRHWRWISLPDSRFAKYAELLSVYFLAISGEVSPADLCAGASYTVYLVYKLASSSCGLRGFVQTSSLRLHGEHTVATSKVSLGQEACASDSDVTYPVPRSDGWLELKLAEFTNDDEMRQEKGVIVDLREENVAVEKRGLIVEGMEFRSN